A portion of the Ricinus communis isolate WT05 ecotype wild-type chromosome 10, ASM1957865v1, whole genome shotgun sequence genome contains these proteins:
- the LOC112535733 gene encoding ABC transporter G family member 20 has product MSHVERSDMSREKPFGGDYQLPVFNSAHQMELQQFSRRSKPTVSATLAELLKRVEDAQSDNSNYTSPIHHQALEVGYACSSMPPSSDPFVLSFHNLSYSVKVAQKMSFPFSGNDSFDSSENGIKLLLNDISGEAREGEIMAVLGASGSGKSTLIDALADRIAKESLKGSVTLNGEVLESRLLKVISAYVMQDDLLFPMLTVEETLMFSAEFRLPRSLSRSKKKARVQALIDQLGLRSAANTVIGDEGHRGVSGGERRRVSIGTDIVHDPILLFLDEPTSGLDSTSAFMVVKVLQRIAQSGSIVIMSVHQPSYRILSLLDRLIFLSHGQTVYGGPPTSLPDFFAEFGHPIPENENRTEFALDLIRELEEIPGGTRSLVDFNRSWQALKNPRNHICRSSKLSLKDAISASISKGKLVSGARNDSNLSSSVPTFANPFWVEMLVIAKRSLINSRRMPELFGIRFGAVFVTGLILATIFWHLDNSPRGAQERLGFFAFAMSTTYYTCAESIPAFLQERYIFMRETAYNAYRRSSYVLAHSIISIPSLIIFSIAFAATTYWAVGLAGGASGFLFFFFTVLSAFWAGSSFVTFLSGVVSHVMLGFTIVVAILAYFLLFSGFFISRDRIPPYWIWFHYLSLVKYPYEGALQNEFQDPTKCYVRGVQMFDNTPLSEVPVALKLKLLQSLSSTLGRNITSSTCIVTGPDILKGQGITDLSKWSCLWITIAWGFFFRVLFYFTLLLGSKNKRR; this is encoded by the coding sequence ATGTCTCATGTAGAACGTTCTGACATGTCACGGGAAAAACCCTTTGGCGGTGACTACCAGCTGCCTGTTTTTAACTCTGCCCACCAGATGGAGCTCCAACAGTTTTCTAGGAGATCCAAACCTACTGTCTCCGCCACCCTTGCTGAGCTCCTTAAGCGTGTTGAAGATGCTCAAAGTGACAATTCCAATTACACCTCTCCCATCCATCATCAAGCCCTGGAAGTTGGCTATGCTTGCAGCTCCATGCCCCCGTCATCCGACCCTTTTGTTCTTTCCTTTCATAACTTATCTTACAGTGTCAAAGTTGCCCAGAAAATGTCATTTCCATTCTCTGGAAATGACTCCTTTGATTCTTCTGAAAATGGCATTAAGCTTTTGTTGAATGATATTTCCGGAGAAGCCAGAGAAGGGGAAATCATGGCCGTTCTCGGTGCTAGTGGATCTGGCAAGTCCACATTGATCGATGCGCTGGCAGACCGGATTGCCAAAGAGAGCTTAAAGGGGTCTGTGACCTTGAACGGTGAGGTCTTGGAGTCAAGGTTATTGAAAGTAATATCTGCTTATGTTATGCAAGATGATCTCTTGTTTCCAATGTTAACTGTTGAAGAGACACTCATGTTCTCTGCTGAGTTCAGGCTTCCTCGCTCTCTCTCCAGGTCGAAAAAGAAAGCTAGAGTTCAAGCCTTGATCGACCAATTAGGCCTGCGTAGCGCAGCCAACACTGTGATCGGTGACGAAGGGCATAGAGGTGTTTCTGGAGGTGAAAGAAGGAGAGTTTCAATTGGGACTGACATAGTTCACGACccaattcttttatttcttgatgAGCCAACCTCAGGACTTGATTCCACAAGTGCTTTTATGGTTGTTAAGGTCTTGCAACGAATTGCGCAAAGTGGAAGCATCGTGATCATGTCTGTACACCAGCCTAGTTACAGAATTCTGAGCTTGCTGGACCGTTTGATCTTCCTTTCCCACGGCCAAACAGTCTACGGTGGCCCTCCAACTAGTCTTCCAGATTTCTTTGCTGAGTTTGGGCATCCGATTCCAGAGAATGAAAACCGAACAGAGTTTGCTCTGGATTTGATTCGAGAGCTTGAAGAAATTCCAGGAGGAACGAGAAGTCTAGTTGACTTCAACAGGTCATGGCAGGCTCTGAAAAATCCAAGAAACCATATCTGCAGGTCATCAAAGCTTTCCCTCAAAGATGCAATAAGCGCAAGCATTTCGAAAGGAAAACTGGTCTCTGGCGCCAGAAATGATTCCAACTTGTCATCTTCAGTCCCAACATTTGCCAATCCATTCTGGGTTGAAATGCTAGTGATAGCAAAAAGATCACTGATAAACTCCAGAAGAATGCCTGAACTGTTTGGAATTCGATTTGGTGCAGTTTTCGTGACAGGTCTAATCTTGGCTACCATTTTTTGGCATCTGGACAACTCTCCAAGAGGTGCCCAAGAAAGACTAGGCTTTTTTGCTTTTGCCATGTCCACAACATACTACACCTGTGCAGAGTCCATCCCTGCCTTTCTTCAAGAACGTTATATATTCATGAGAGAAACTGCATACAATGCTTATCGTCGGTCATCTTACGTTCTCGCGCACTCTATAATCTCCATTCCCTCTCTCATAATTTTCTCTATTGCCTTTGCTGCTACAACATATTGGGCTGTGGGGCTGGCTGGTGGAGCATCAGgattccttttcttcttcttcacggTCCTGTCAGCATTCTGGGCGGGGAGCTCATTCGTGACATTCCTGTCAGGAGTAGTGTCTCATGTAATGCTAGGATTCACAATTGTGGTAGCCATCTTGGCATACTTCCTTCTATTCAGTGGCTTCTTCATATCTCGGGATAGAATTCCTCCATACTGGATATGGTTCCACTATCTGTCACTAGTAAAATATCCATACGAAGGAGCTCTGCAAAACGAATTTCAGGATCCAACAAAATGCTATGTAAGGGGAGTGCAAATGTTTGATAACACGCCATTGAGTGAAGTGCCAGTAGCGCTGAAACTGAAGCTGCTGCAGAGCCTGAGCAGCACTTTAGGAAGGAATATTACAAGCAGTACATGTATAGTGACTGGACCAGATATATTAAAGGGACAAGGGATCACAGATTTAAGCAAATGGAGTTGCTTATGGATCACCATTGCTTGGGGTTTCTTCTTTAGAGTGTTGTTTTACTTTACTTTGTTGTTGGGAAGCAAGAACAAGAGGAGGTAA
- the LOC8283862 gene encoding serine/arginine-rich splicing factor RS2Z33 isoform X1, whose amino-acid sequence MPRYEDRYANTRLYVGHLASRTRSRDLEYLFSKYGRVRDVDMKRDYAFVEFSDPRDADDARYHLDGKDLDGSRIIVEFAKGVPRGSREYLGRGPPPGSGRCFNCGIDGHWARDCKAGDWKNKCYRCGERGHIERNCKNSPKKLKRGRSYSRSPSPRRGRSRSPSYSRGRSYSRSRSPPPKRERSFENEDRSLSREPKNGVPSKGRKRSPTPDEGSPRPSPKSRKLDDQQDRSDYSGSPRRSRSPDRKSPGDGRYGSPAQTNGRSRSPSPSPRDGRSPVDDDYEDNRRSRSRTRSRSRSARGSESP is encoded by the exons ATGCCGCGGTACGAAGATCGATATGCTAATACACGTCTCTATGTTGGTCATCTGGCTTCTCGCACACGATCACGAGATCTTGAATATCTTTTCAGCAAATATGGAAG AGTACGGGATGTGGATATGAAGCGTGACTACGCATTTGTT GAATTTAGTGATCCTCGAGATGCTGACGATGCAAGATATCACTTGGATGGCAAGGATCTTGATGGCAGCCGTATCATTGTGGAATTTGCAAAGGGA GTTCCACGTGGTTCCCGAGAGTATTTGGGGAGAGGTCCTCCTCCAGGATCTGGACGCTGCTTCAATTGTGGAATAGATGGGCATTGGGCTCGAGATTGCAAAGCGGGAGACTGGAAGAACAAATGTTATCGGTGTGGAGAAAGAGGACATATAGAGAGAAACTGCAAGAACAGTCCCAAGAAACTGAA ACGCGGGCGGAGTTACTCGCGATCACCATCTCCTCGCCGTGGCAGAAGCCGTAGCCCAAGTTACAGCAGAGGTCGCAGCTACAG CCGATCAAGATCTCCACCACCTAAGAGAGAGCGGAGTTTTGAGAATGAGGATAGGTCCTTGAGCCGTGAGCCAAAGAATGGTGTGCCCTCAAAGGGTAGGAAGCGGAGCCCAACACCTGATGAAGGCAGCCCACGCCCTTCTCCTAAATCCAGAAAACTGGATGACCAGCAAGATCGGTCAGACTATAGTGGTAGCCCAAGGAGGAGCCGGAGCCCTGACAGAAAGAGCCCTGGAGATGGGAGGTACGGAAGTCCAGCTCAAACTAATGGCCGCAGCCGCAGTCCCAGTCCCAGTCCTAGGGATGGTAGGAGCCCTGTTGATGATGATTACGAGGACAATCGCCGCTCCCGCTCCCGCACTCGCTCCCGTTCCCGCTCTGCGAGAGGCAGCGAGTCACCATAA
- the LOC8283862 gene encoding serine/arginine-rich splicing factor RS2Z33 isoform X2, translated as MKRDYAFVEFSDPRDADDARYHLDGKDLDGSRIIVEFAKGVPRGSREYLGRGPPPGSGRCFNCGIDGHWARDCKAGDWKNKCYRCGERGHIERNCKNSPKKLKRGRSYSRSPSPRRGRSRSPSYSRGRSYSRSRSPPPKRERSFENEDRSLSREPKNGVPSKGRKRSPTPDEGSPRPSPKSRKLDDQQDRSDYSGSPRRSRSPDRKSPGDGRYGSPAQTNGRSRSPSPSPRDGRSPVDDDYEDNRRSRSRTRSRSRSARGSESP; from the exons ATGAAGCGTGACTACGCATTTGTT GAATTTAGTGATCCTCGAGATGCTGACGATGCAAGATATCACTTGGATGGCAAGGATCTTGATGGCAGCCGTATCATTGTGGAATTTGCAAAGGGA GTTCCACGTGGTTCCCGAGAGTATTTGGGGAGAGGTCCTCCTCCAGGATCTGGACGCTGCTTCAATTGTGGAATAGATGGGCATTGGGCTCGAGATTGCAAAGCGGGAGACTGGAAGAACAAATGTTATCGGTGTGGAGAAAGAGGACATATAGAGAGAAACTGCAAGAACAGTCCCAAGAAACTGAA ACGCGGGCGGAGTTACTCGCGATCACCATCTCCTCGCCGTGGCAGAAGCCGTAGCCCAAGTTACAGCAGAGGTCGCAGCTACAG CCGATCAAGATCTCCACCACCTAAGAGAGAGCGGAGTTTTGAGAATGAGGATAGGTCCTTGAGCCGTGAGCCAAAGAATGGTGTGCCCTCAAAGGGTAGGAAGCGGAGCCCAACACCTGATGAAGGCAGCCCACGCCCTTCTCCTAAATCCAGAAAACTGGATGACCAGCAAGATCGGTCAGACTATAGTGGTAGCCCAAGGAGGAGCCGGAGCCCTGACAGAAAGAGCCCTGGAGATGGGAGGTACGGAAGTCCAGCTCAAACTAATGGCCGCAGCCGCAGTCCCAGTCCCAGTCCTAGGGATGGTAGGAGCCCTGTTGATGATGATTACGAGGACAATCGCCGCTCCCGCTCCCGCACTCGCTCCCGTTCCCGCTCTGCGAGAGGCAGCGAGTCACCATAA
- the LOC8283861 gene encoding uncharacterized protein LOC8283861, producing the protein MIMSVHSSIHIARCPLPSLETKISSISAAHRPRRRERRPPDDLKQSATGFGAKRPEQLWRCVEGCGACCKLDKGPSFATPEEIFTDPCDIELYRSLVGPDGWCVHYDKSTRKCSIYSERPYFCRVEAPVFLKLYGIPQKKFNKEACSSCRDTIKAIYGPNSMELDNFNRSVTDST; encoded by the exons ATGATAATGTCAGTTCACAGCTCTATCCATATTGCAAGATGTCCTCTTCCCTCCCTTGAAACCAAAATCAGCAGCATATCAGCGGCTCACCGCCCACGTCGTAGAGAGAGAAGACCTCCTGATGACCTTAAGCAAAGCGCTACTGGGTTCGGGGCCAAGAGACCCGAGCAGCTATGGCGTTGCGTGGAGGGCTGCGGTGCTTGCTGCAAGTTGGACAAGGGTCCTTCCTTCGccactcctgaagaaatttTTACCGACCCTTGTGACATTGAG CTTTATAGAAGCTTAGTAGGCCCAGATGGATGGTGCGTACACTACGATAAAAGCACTCGCAAGTGTTCAATTTACTCTG AGCGGCCCTATTTCTGTCGAGTGGAGGCACCTGTATTTCTTAAACTTTATGGCATTCCCCAGAAGAAATTTAACAAGGAGGCTTGCAG TTCTTGTAGGGACACTATTAAGGCAATCTACGGCCCTAACTCCATGGAGTTGGACAATTTCAATCGTTCCGTCACTGACTCCACTTAA
- the LOC8283859 gene encoding uncharacterized protein LOC8283859 — MWVWYLLFLSCFPGLAISGGGVVTLESIKIYNSHEWIKSVKPIVYFSCKGENNTELPDVNQLNFTYTFKGQESWQPLTEFTSTKCKRCGFYERDTFKSDDVFDEWEFCPSDFDTDGKYSRAKLHEFDASFFCPHCLPLASADSNSSSASSPKKGKGMHIAVAILVTALVSTLFLLGLLAVYKYWQKKKREQDQARFLKLFEDGDDIEDELGLGSVL, encoded by the exons ATGTGGGTTTGGTATCTGCTATTTCTGAGCTGTTTTCCAG GGTTGGCAATATCAGGAGGAGGAGTGGTGACGCTTGAAtcgataaaaatatataattctcaCGAGTGGATAAAGAGTGTTAAGCCAATTGTATATTTCTCATGTAAAGGAGAGAACAATACTGAATTACCAGATGTCAATCAACTTAATTTCACCTATACTTTCAAAGGCCAGGAGTCTTGGCAG CCTCTGACGGAGTTCACGAGTACCAAGTGCAAGCGGTGTGGATTCTATGAGAGGGACACCTTCAAATCGGACGATGTGTTTGATGAATGGGAATTTTGCCCTTCTGATTTTGACACTGATGGTAAATACAGCCGCGCCAAGCTCCATGAATTTGATGCTTCCTTCTTCTGTCCCCACTGTCTTCCTCTAGCATCCGCTG aTTCCAACTCCTCCTCGGCCTCTTCGCCTAAAAAAGGGAAAGGAATGCATATTGCTGTGGCAATATTGGTCACTGCTCTCGTTTCCACTCTATTCCTTCTCGGCCTACTGGCTGTCTACAAATACtggcaaaagaagaaaagggagcaAGATCAAGCTCGCTTTTTGAAGCTTTTTGAAGATGGGGATGACATTGAGGACGAACTGGGTCTTGGCTCTGTTCTTTGA
- the LOC8283858 gene encoding pathogenesis-related protein PR-1, translated as MGADLFLLAPFFFFESDGVYHTLGCAVRTTSNIFGRSQAMPSRCCRVLALILVSSLMIVSASATLEHLASALARLNISVTISPFSPRPPVVLSKAKMARQFLAAHNIVRSVFGLPPLRWNRKLARYARRWANQRAGDCALQHSPNSPYGENLFWSLKGNWGPREVVKVWADEYIFYDPIRNECINGEMCGHYTQIIWRKTEELGCGRVQCGDDKGFLYVCSYNPPGNIYFRGPFGGHFTNSIVKPPS; from the exons ATGGGAGCTGACTTGTTCCTGCTTgcgcctttttttttttttgagtcgGATGGCGTCTATCATACGCTGGGGTGCGCCGTCCGCACCACCTCAAACATTTTTGGGAGAAG CCAAGCCATGCCGTCGCGATGCTGTCGAGTCCTTGCCCTCATCCTCGTTTCCTCCCTTATGATTGTCTCCGCCTCCGCCACACTCGAACACTTGGCTTCCGCTCTTGCTAGGCTCAACATCAGCGTCACTATCTCGCCTTTCTCGCCAAGGCCCCCTGTCGTCCTTTCTAAAGCCAAAATGGCACGTCAATTCCTCGCCGCCCACAACATCGTCAGGTCGGTCTTTGGATTGCCGCCCTTGAGATGGAATAGAAAACTGGCTAGATATGCACGGCGGTGGGCGAACCAGCGTGCTGGCGACTGCGCATTGCAGCATTCTCCCAATAGTCCTTATGGGGAGAACTTGTTCTGGAGTCTCAAAGGGAATTGGGGTCCCAGGGAGGTGGTCAAGGTTTGGGCGGATGAGTACATATTTTACGACCCAATTCGAAATGAGTGCATCAATGGGGAAATGTGCGGTCATTATACGCAGATTATATGGCGGAAAACTGAAGAGTTAGGATGTGGCAGGGTGCAATGCGGCGATGACAAAGGCTTCCTCTACGTTTGCTCTTATAATCCTCCTGGTAATATTTACTTTCGGGGTCCTTTTGGCGGTCATTTTACCAATTCTATTGTCAAGCCTCCCTCTTAA
- the LOC8283857 gene encoding protein ALUMINUM SENSITIVE 3 gives MDFEWLSEFLRGMIKPVAALSAVLMAVLLSFMQKLGLEAEMSYSIFRAFLQLSVIGFVLHFIFNQDRSFWIILAYLFMVSVAGYTAGQRAKHVPRGKYVAGASILAGTSLTMFLLVILNVFPFTPRYIIPVAGMMVGNAMTVTGVTMKRLRDDIKVQMSLVETALALGATPRQATLQQVKRALVIALSPVLDNAKTVGLISLPGAMTGLIMGGASPLEAIQLQIVVMNMLIGASTVSSIMSTYLCWPAFFTPAYQLETKVFSSD, from the exons ATGGATTTCGAGTGGCTGTCTGAGTTTCTGAGGGGCATGATAAAGCCTGTAGCTGCTCTTTCCGCTGTGCTCATGGCTGTCCTCCTTTCCTTCATGCAAAAGTTGGGTTTGGAGGCTGAGATGTCGTATTCTATTTTTAGGGCCTTTCTTCAGCTGTCTGTTATTGGCTTCGTTTtgcatttcattttcaatCAGGACCGTAGTTTTTGGATCATTCTTGCTTACCTCTTCATg GTCTCAGTTGCTGGTTATACAGCTGGTCAAAGAGCAAAGCATGTTCCTAGAGGAAAGTATGTGGCTGGCGCTTCTATCCTGGCTGGAACTTCACTGACCATGTTCCTGCTTGTTATTCTGAACGTTTTTCCCTTCACACCAAGGTACATCATCCCAGTTGCCGGAATGATGGTTGGCAATGCAATGACAGTCACTGGAGTTACAATGAAACGACTTCGCGATGATATCAAAGTGCAAATGAGCCTG GTAGAGACAGCATTAGCCCTTGGTGCGACTCCAAGGCAAGCCACACTTCAACAAGTGAAAAGGGCTCTGGTAATTGCACTTTCTCCAGTGCTAGACAATGCTAAGACAGTGGGTTTGATATCCCTACCTGGAGCAATGACTGGTCTTATAATGGGGGGAGCTTCTCCGCTGGAGGCCATTCAGCTGCAAATAGTGGTAATGAACATGCTTATTGGTGCATCAACTGTTAGCAGCATCATGTCAACTTACCTTTGTTGGCCTGCCTTCTTCACCCCTGCTTATCAGTTAGAAACTAAGGTCTTTAGCTCCGACTGA